Proteins encoded within one genomic window of Oscillospiraceae bacterium:
- a CDS encoding sugar ABC transporter ATP-binding protein gives MGEYVLEMNNITKIFPGVVALDNVNLKLRPGSVHALMGENGAGKSTLMKCLFGIYQEDAGEIILDGTPTKITSSKQALDLGISMIHQELHPIRFRPVMENIWLGRFPKMLCAVNHRAMAEQTRELFKQVDLDVQPEVLAGDLSASTLQLVEIAKAISYNAKIIIMDEPTSSLTETEVEHLFTIIRRLRSEGRAIIYISHKMEEILKISDEVSIMRDGKNVGVWPAGELTTDIIINRMVGRDLTHRFPKKEYTPGTEVTLKTENYSSSNLRSFRDVNFELRRGEILGIGGLVGAQRTELVESLFGLRGLRSGIVYKDGSRVEVDNVRKAKKHHIALLTEERRATGIFGILSVLDNTVIANQKNYARAGVLNGRRRIEAADRGCKQLDVKMPSLSVLMENLSGGNQQKVLLARWLLTEPDILILDEPTRGIDVGAKFEIYTIMHSLAAQGKSIIMISSEMPELLGMSDRIMVMCEGRVTGILDDPSTFSQVEIMRLATQFETQHIEEEVS, from the coding sequence ATGGGCGAATATGTTCTGGAAATGAACAACATTACCAAGATATTCCCCGGCGTTGTCGCTCTGGACAATGTGAATCTCAAGTTGCGTCCCGGATCGGTCCACGCCCTGATGGGTGAAAACGGCGCCGGTAAGTCCACGCTGATGAAGTGCCTGTTTGGCATCTATCAGGAAGACGCCGGCGAGATCATTCTGGACGGGACCCCCACCAAGATCACATCGTCCAAGCAGGCGCTGGATCTCGGCATCTCCATGATCCATCAGGAGCTGCACCCCATCCGTTTCCGCCCCGTGATGGAAAACATTTGGCTGGGCCGGTTCCCCAAGATGCTGTGCGCGGTCAACCACAGGGCCATGGCCGAACAGACGCGGGAACTGTTTAAACAGGTGGACCTCGACGTCCAGCCCGAGGTTTTGGCGGGCGATCTCTCGGCTTCCACCTTGCAGCTTGTGGAAATCGCCAAAGCCATCAGTTACAACGCGAAAATCATCATCATGGATGAGCCCACCTCCTCGCTCACCGAGACAGAGGTGGAACATCTCTTCACAATCATCCGCCGGTTGCGGTCGGAGGGCCGTGCGATCATCTACATCTCGCACAAGATGGAGGAGATCCTCAAGATCTCCGACGAAGTAAGCATCATGCGCGACGGCAAAAACGTGGGCGTCTGGCCCGCGGGCGAACTCACCACCGACATCATCATCAACCGCATGGTGGGCCGTGACCTCACCCACCGTTTCCCCAAAAAAGAGTATACGCCGGGCACGGAAGTGACACTGAAGACGGAGAACTACTCGTCCTCAAACCTGCGCTCTTTTCGCGACGTCAACTTTGAGCTGCGGCGCGGGGAGATCCTAGGCATCGGCGGTCTCGTGGGGGCCCAGCGCACCGAGCTCGTCGAATCGCTCTTTGGCCTGCGCGGCCTGCGCAGCGGCATTGTGTACAAGGACGGCAGCAGGGTCGAGGTCGACAATGTGCGCAAGGCCAAGAAGCACCACATTGCCCTGCTCACCGAGGAACGCCGGGCCACGGGCATCTTTGGCATCCTCTCGGTGCTCGACAACACCGTCATTGCCAACCAAAAAAATTATGCAAGGGCCGGCGTGCTGAACGGCCGCCGCCGCATTGAGGCGGCCGACCGGGGGTGCAAACAACTCGACGTCAAAATGCCGAGTCTTTCTGTTCTCATGGAGAATCTCTCCGGCGGCAACCAACAGAAAGTACTTTTGGCCCGCTGGCTGCTCACGGAGCCGGACATCCTGATTCTCGACGAGCCCACCCGCGGCATCGACGTGGGCGCCAAGTTTGAGATCTATACCATCATGCACAGCCTGGCCGCGCAGGGCAAGAGTATCATCATGATCTCCTCCGAAATGCCCGAGCTCCTCGGCATGAGCGACCGCATCATGGTGATGTGCGAAGGCCGTGTGACCGGCATCTTAGACGATCCCTCCACCTTCAGCCAGGTGGAAATCATGCGCCTCGCCACCCAATTCGAGACGCAACATATTGAGGAGGAAGTGTCATGA
- a CDS encoding galactose ABC transporter substrate-binding protein: MKKFLVLAIALLLVISVAACGGDTTPTPTPPASGDTNTPTPPASDDTPEPPPAAATANIGSCIYKFDDTFMTGVRNAMQDTATGLGALLDIQDSRNDQPTQNSQVEAFITKGVNALAINAVDRTAAGSITDLARSADLPVVFLNREPEADVMQGYDKIWYVGAKAEESGTMSGQILVDYWNANSSVDKNGDGKLQYVLLKGEQGHQDAELRTEYSQKALVEANLAVDSDQNLDDSLLAIDSATWDKPKATDLMNTWISSIGLDKIEAVLANNDDMALGALEALKANGYNTGDATKYIPVVGVDATAPALESMSKGELLGTVLNDAVNQGAATVQIANAAAKGLEINEANIGYAVTDGKYVWIPYVKVTVDNYTDFQ, from the coding sequence ATGAAAAAGTTCTTGGTGCTCGCGATTGCCCTGCTCCTGGTTATCTCGGTAGCCGCCTGTGGTGGAGATACCACCCCCACACCCACCCCGCCGGCCAGCGGTGACACCAACACGCCCACCCCGCCCGCGAGCGACGACACCCCCGAACCCCCGCCGGCCGCCGCCACAGCAAACATCGGTTCCTGCATCTACAAGTTTGACGACACCTTCATGACCGGCGTGCGCAACGCCATGCAAGACACCGCCACCGGCCTCGGCGCCTTGCTGGATATCCAAGATTCCCGCAACGACCAGCCCACCCAAAACAGCCAGGTGGAAGCCTTCATCACGAAGGGCGTCAACGCGCTGGCCATCAACGCCGTTGACCGCACCGCCGCCGGTTCTATCACCGATCTGGCCCGCAGCGCTGATCTGCCGGTCGTCTTCCTGAACCGTGAGCCGGAAGCCGACGTCATGCAGGGGTATGACAAGATCTGGTATGTCGGCGCAAAGGCCGAGGAGTCCGGCACCATGTCCGGCCAGATCCTCGTTGACTATTGGAATGCAAACTCCAGCGTTGACAAAAACGGCGACGGCAAGCTCCAGTACGTACTGCTGAAGGGCGAGCAAGGCCACCAGGACGCCGAGCTGCGCACCGAGTACTCCCAGAAGGCTCTCGTGGAAGCCAATCTTGCGGTCGACTCCGACCAGAACCTCGACGACTCTCTGCTCGCCATCGACTCCGCCACGTGGGACAAACCGAAGGCGACCGACCTCATGAACACATGGATCTCCTCCATCGGCCTGGACAAGATCGAAGCCGTGCTCGCGAACAACGACGACATGGCGCTCGGTGCCCTTGAGGCCCTGAAGGCGAACGGTTACAACACCGGCGACGCTACCAAGTACATCCCGGTGGTCGGCGTTGACGCCACCGCGCCGGCGCTGGAGTCCATGAGCAAAGGCGAGCTGCTGGGCACGGTTCTGAACGACGCCGTGAACCAGGGCGCCGCCACCGTGCAGATCGCGAATGCCGCCGCGAAGGGGCTTGAGATCAACGAAGCCAACATCGGCTATGCGGTGACAGACGGCAAATATGTCTGGATCCCCTATGTGAAGGTCACCGTTGACAATTACACGGACTTCCAGTAA
- a CDS encoding beta-methylgalactoside transporter, with the protein MENTKSPLNRQKVNDFLLSYALYIILGLMIVVVISINPAFLSISNFTKILTQASTRGILALGAAGMIVLAGTDLSAGRIVGVCAAVSASLMQSVTYASRMYKNITTDLPVIVPLVLSIAIAMVFCAINGFGVSKLNLHAFIVSLGTQLIAFGVTCIYIDSQENGAQALSSFNQTFLNFVNGGFEIIKKKEDGSGGFTLPYLIIYFAVAAVIMWVVWNKTALGKNMFAIGGNKEAAAVSGVNIAKNIMGVYLVAGVLYGVAACLEAGRIQSVNTGTGLNYDLDAISGCVIGGVSFSGGVGTIPGVVIGVVLLQMINYSLSFLGVNPYLQYIIKGLIIILAVSIDVRKYLVKK; encoded by the coding sequence ATGGAGAATACAAAATCCCCCTTAAACAGGCAGAAAGTTAACGATTTTTTGCTCAGTTACGCACTGTACATCATCCTTGGCTTGATGATCGTCGTGGTCATCTCGATCAACCCCGCATTTCTATCGATTTCTAATTTCACCAAGATTCTCACCCAAGCCTCCACAAGGGGTATTTTGGCGCTCGGCGCCGCCGGTATGATCGTACTGGCGGGTACCGACCTGTCCGCCGGGCGCATCGTCGGCGTCTGTGCCGCGGTGTCCGCTTCCCTGATGCAGTCCGTGACTTACGCGTCTCGCATGTACAAAAACATCACGACGGATCTGCCGGTGATCGTGCCGCTCGTGCTCAGTATCGCCATCGCGATGGTGTTCTGCGCGATCAATGGCTTCGGCGTGTCTAAACTAAATCTGCACGCCTTCATCGTTTCGCTGGGCACCCAGCTCATCGCCTTCGGCGTCACCTGTATCTACATTGACAGTCAGGAGAACGGCGCACAGGCGCTCTCCTCTTTCAACCAGACGTTCCTGAACTTTGTGAACGGCGGCTTCGAGATTATCAAGAAAAAAGAGGATGGATCAGGCGGGTTCACGCTGCCGTACCTCATCATTTATTTCGCCGTCGCGGCCGTTATCATGTGGGTGGTGTGGAACAAGACCGCACTGGGCAAGAACATGTTCGCTATTGGCGGAAACAAAGAGGCCGCCGCCGTGTCCGGCGTCAACATTGCCAAAAACATCATGGGCGTTTATCTGGTCGCGGGCGTGCTGTACGGTGTGGCCGCCTGTCTGGAGGCCGGTCGCATCCAATCTGTCAACACAGGCACGGGTCTCAACTACGACTTGGATGCCATCTCAGGCTGCGTCATCGGCGGCGTCTCTTTCTCCGGCGGTGTCGGCACCATCCCCGGGGTGGTGATTGGCGTCGTCTTGCTTCAGATGATCAACTACTCGCTGAGTTTTCTCGGCGTCAACCCTTACCTCCAGTACATCATCAAAGGCCTCATCATCATTCTGGCCGTGTCCATCGATGTAAGGAAGTACCTGGTCAAAAAGTAA
- a CDS encoding ATP-binding cassette domain-containing protein, with the protein MEQSALLEMIGINKTFPGVKALDDVHLVLQKGTVHSLMGENGAGKSTLMKCLFGVYREDSGTVRIEGQEVRFDNPRQAMENGVAMVHQELNQVLRRSVMENLWLGRFPKANGLISHKLMYEKTKEIFQDLDINVDPRFMIGKLSVSQRQMVEIAKAVSYNAKILVLDEPTSSLTHEEVEHLFQIIFKLRDKGVGIIYISHKMEEILQISDDVTIMRDGQWVATKQASNLTTDEIIRLMVGRELTNRFPPKKNVPGEVLMQVQSLTGKYMPSCIDVSFELRKGEILGVSGLVGSRRTELVETIFGIAHHSDGCVTLRGQKVDNRDSKRAIRNGFALLTEERRATGIIPLQSILFNTVLANLPAYNHYGLLSEKKMLKDTNWAIDSMSIKTPSYKTHIRSLSGGNQQKVILGRWLLTDPDVLLLDEPTRGIDVGAKYQIYQLIIDLASRGKSIVMVSSEMPELIGICDRILVMSNGRLAGALEINEQVKATAQEDIMRLAAKYN; encoded by the coding sequence ATGGAACAGTCTGCTCTTTTAGAGATGATTGGCATCAACAAAACTTTTCCCGGCGTCAAAGCCCTGGACGATGTCCATCTGGTGCTCCAAAAAGGCACCGTACACTCTCTGATGGGAGAAAACGGCGCAGGCAAGAGTACACTGATGAAATGCTTGTTCGGCGTATATCGCGAAGACAGTGGTACCGTTCGTATCGAAGGGCAGGAAGTGCGGTTTGACAACCCTAGGCAGGCCATGGAAAACGGCGTGGCCATGGTGCATCAGGAACTGAACCAGGTATTGCGGCGCAGTGTCATGGAAAATCTTTGGCTGGGGCGCTTCCCCAAAGCAAACGGTCTGATTAGTCACAAGCTCATGTACGAAAAAACCAAAGAAATTTTTCAAGATTTGGATATTAATGTAGATCCCCGCTTCATGATCGGCAAGCTTTCCGTCTCGCAACGTCAAATGGTAGAAATCGCCAAAGCTGTTTCTTACAACGCCAAAATCCTTGTGCTAGATGAACCGACATCTTCTCTGACGCACGAGGAGGTAGAACATCTCTTCCAAATCATTTTCAAACTGCGGGACAAGGGTGTTGGCATCATTTATATTTCCCATAAAATGGAGGAGATTTTGCAAATCTCTGATGATGTCACCATCATGCGGGACGGACAGTGGGTGGCCACCAAGCAGGCCAGCAACCTTACCACAGATGAAATCATCCGGCTGATGGTCGGCCGCGAGCTGACCAACCGTTTCCCGCCTAAAAAGAATGTACCCGGTGAAGTACTTATGCAAGTGCAGAGTCTCACCGGAAAATATATGCCCTCTTGCATCGATGTGTCGTTTGAACTGCGCAAGGGAGAGATCCTCGGCGTTTCCGGTCTGGTGGGTTCCCGCAGAACAGAACTGGTGGAGACCATTTTTGGGATCGCGCACCACAGCGATGGATGTGTGACCCTCAGGGGGCAGAAGGTAGACAACCGGGATTCCAAGCGCGCGATCCGAAACGGGTTCGCACTGCTCACAGAGGAGCGCCGCGCCACCGGGATCATCCCGCTGCAAAGCATCCTCTTCAACACCGTGCTGGCCAATCTCCCCGCGTACAACCACTACGGGCTGCTTTCCGAAAAGAAGATGCTCAAAGACACCAACTGGGCGATTGATTCCATGAGCATCAAGACGCCTAGCTACAAGACCCACATCCGTTCGCTTTCAGGCGGGAACCAGCAGAAAGTCATTCTGGGCCGCTGGTTGCTCACGGACCCCGACGTACTGCTTCTGGACGAACCCACCCGCGGCATTGACGTGGGCGCCAAATATCAGATCTACCAGTTGATCATCGATTTGGCGAGCCGTGGAAAAAGCATTGTGATGGTTTCTTCTGAAATGCCGGAGCTCATCGGCATCTGTGACCGCATTCTGGTCATGTCCAACGGTCGGCTTGCGGGGGCACTGGAAATCAACGAACAGGTAAAGGCAACCGCGCAGGAAGACATCATGCGTCTGGCCGCCAAATACAATTGA
- a CDS encoding galactose ABC transporter substrate-binding protein: MKKILFIGLSLLLVFSLAACGTPADTTTPTPPASGDTNTPVPPESVPPPAADEVTFGVLIYKFDDTYISTVRAAIDKYAQASSVKITLDMQDGQGDQSKQNDQLDVLIEKNVDVIVINAVDAGSAQGLADKAVAAGIPAVFFNREPDKSVMESSGSIFIGTTASEAGVMQGDLLADLWAASPDFDLSGDGKCQFLVFKGEPGNPEAEARTAYSISQAEARGMTMENINGEPVVANWASDQAQAQMEAILGAQEGKIEAVFCNNDDMALGVIAALNGVGYNTAANSEKWIPVIGVDATDAGLEAINTGKMAATVKQDGDAMGKAVVAISTNAALGKADVLEGTGYTLADDGVSVRIPYAPVQ, translated from the coding sequence ATGAAAAAGATCTTGTTCATCGGCCTCTCTCTGCTGTTGGTGTTCTCTCTGGCCGCTTGCGGCACGCCCGCAGACACCACCACACCCACCCCGCCGGCAAGCGGCGATACCAACACGCCCGTCCCACCCGAGTCCGTTCCGCCCCCCGCTGCCGACGAAGTCACCTTTGGCGTCCTGATCTATAAATTCGACGACACTTACATCTCCACCGTTCGCGCGGCCATCGATAAGTATGCCCAGGCGTCCTCCGTGAAGATCACACTGGACATGCAGGACGGCCAGGGTGACCAGTCCAAGCAGAATGACCAGCTGGACGTTCTCATTGAGAAGAACGTGGACGTTATCGTGATCAACGCCGTTGACGCCGGTTCCGCACAGGGTCTGGCCGATAAAGCGGTCGCGGCCGGCATCCCCGCAGTGTTCTTCAACCGTGAGCCCGATAAGTCCGTCATGGAGTCTTCCGGCAGCATCTTCATCGGCACCACCGCCTCCGAAGCCGGCGTGATGCAGGGCGACCTGCTGGCCGACCTCTGGGCGGCCAGCCCCGACTTTGACCTGAGCGGCGATGGCAAATGCCAGTTCCTCGTCTTTAAGGGCGAGCCGGGCAACCCCGAAGCGGAGGCCCGCACCGCGTATTCCATCAGCCAGGCAGAGGCCCGCGGCATGACGATGGAAAATATCAACGGCGAGCCCGTGGTGGCCAACTGGGCGTCCGATCAGGCGCAAGCCCAGATGGAGGCCATCCTCGGCGCGCAGGAAGGCAAGATTGAGGCCGTCTTCTGCAACAATGACGACATGGCCCTCGGCGTGATCGCTGCGCTGAACGGCGTTGGCTACAACACGGCGGCCAACAGTGAGAAGTGGATCCCCGTCATCGGCGTGGACGCCACCGACGCGGGCCTTGAGGCCATCAACACCGGCAAAATGGCCGCGACCGTCAAGCAGGACGGCGACGCCATGGGCAAAGCGGTTGTGGCCATCTCCACAAACGCCGCGCTCGGCAAGGCCGACGTGCTGGAAGGCACGGGGTACACCCTGGCCGACGACGGCGTGTCCGTGCGTATTCCGTACGCGCCCGTCCAGTAA